In one window of Bombus fervidus isolate BK054 chromosome 4, iyBomFerv1, whole genome shotgun sequence DNA:
- the Moe gene encoding moesin isoform X1 codes for MNQEVKKETPLQFKFRAKFYPEDVAEELIQDITLRLFYLQVKNAILTDEIYCPPETSVLLASYAVQAKHGDFQKGTHTAGFLINDRLLPQRVVDQHKMSKEEWESSITNWWQEHRGMLREDAMMEYLKIAQDLEMYGVNYFEIRNKKGTDLWLGVDALGLNIYEKDDKLTPKIGFPWSEIRNISFNEKKFIIKPIDKKAPDFVFFATRVKINKRILALCMGNHELYMRRRKPDTIDVQQMKAQAREEKIAKQQQREKLQLEIAARERAERKQQEYEERLRNMAEEMDRRQAELNEAQEMIRRLEEHLRQLQAAKEELEDRQKELTAMMEKLELSHEMEAAERAKLEQEIRAKQEEIQRIQSEVVAKDAEARRLEEVFEAAKLRQEEADRAYQASTTPHHHHVEENEEGEEEGEDEVSHGDVTKDLATDESIIDPVEERRTLAERNERLHDQLKALKQDLAQSRDESKETVMDKIHRENVKQGRDKYKTLREIRKGNTKRRVDQFENM; via the exons ATGAACCAGGAAGTTAAGAAAGAGACTCCCCTGCAATTCAAATTTCGCGCCAAGTTTTATCCCGAAGACGTTGCCGAGGAATTGATTCAAGATATCACGTTGCGTCTCTTTTATCTTCAG GTGAAGAACGCTATTCTGACGGATGAAATCTACTGTCCTCCAGAAACATCTGTATTGTTAGCGTCTTACGCAGTCCAAGCGAAACACGGAGATTTTCAAAAAGGTACACATACTGCTGgctttttaataaatgacCGCTTATTACCGCAACGAGTCGTGGATCAACATAAAATGAGCAAGGAGGAATGGGAGAGTTCCATCACTAATTGGTGGCAAGAACATCGTGGCATGTTACGCGAAGATGCTATGATGGAATACCTAAAAATCGCgcag GATTTGGAGATGTATGGAGTGAATTACTTCgaaattcgtaataaaaaagGTACAGACCTGTGGCTCGGTGTTGATGCTTTGGGTTTGAACATTTACGAAAAAGATGACAAATTGACACCAAAAATTGGTTTTCCATGGTCTGAGATAAGAAATATCTCATTTAACgagaagaaatttataattaaaccaATTGACAAGAAGGCACCGGATTTCGTCTTTTTTGCAACTagagttaagattaataaacGAATTTTAGCACTGTGTATGGGCAATCACGAACTGTATATGCGTAGACGTAAACCAGATACAATTGATGTACAGCAAATGAAG gCGCAAGCAAGGGAAGAGAAAATTGCAAAACAACAACAGAGAGAAAAGTTACAGTTAGAAATAGCTGCAAGAGAACGTGCTGAGAGAAAACAACAAGAATATGAAGAACGACTTCGAAATATGGCAGAAGAAATGGACAGGCGGCAAGCTGAATTAAACGAAGCTCAAGAAATGATCCGACGTTTAGAAGAACATCTTAGACAGTTACAAGCTGCAAAGGAGGAATTAGAGGATCGTCAGAAA GAACTTACGGCTATGATGGAAAAACTTGAACTTTCACATGAGATGGAAGCAGCTGAGCGTGCTAAACTTGAGCAAGAAATACGAGCTAAGCAAGAAGAAATACAACGTATACAATCTGAGGTAGTGGCGAAGGATGCCGAAGCAAGGAGGCTAGAAGAAGTATTTGAAGCTGCCAA ACTAAGGCAGGAAGAAGCCGATCGAGCATATCAAGCTAGTACAACGCCGCATCATCATCATgttgaagaaaatgaagaaggtGAAGAGGAAGGAGAAGATGAAGTTTCTCATGGTGATGTCACTAAAGATCTTGCAACTGATGAATCGATAATTGATCCTGTTGAGGAGCGACGTACCTTGgcagaaagaaacgaacgccTTCACGATCAACTTAAG gCATTGAAACAAGATCTTGCACAGTCACGCGACGAGTCAAAAGAAACTGTTATGGATAAAATCCATAGGGAAAACGTCAAACAAGGTCGCGATAAATACAAAACGCTTCGTGAAATTCGTAAAGGCAATACTAAACGTCGTGTTGATCAATTTGAGAacatgtaa